A window of the Deinococcus gobiensis I-0 genome harbors these coding sequences:
- a CDS encoding DUF4403 family protein, producing the protein MVPSLHVPLLLAALSTGPVSAAAPTVPAPAASRVVLPVSVPLAGVQAAAEARVPAELARLDQTRSFLGGAFQVRLSGAVTRTGTPTIVPDGDALVVRVPLRAEFQAAPVGVGAALGRTFGGAATVSLRLTPYVTPEWEAGVRASADAVWTDPLSVELAPGVKISVQSLVGGQVRAALDGVTAGIERSVREGLGLRRRAGTLWARVQRPWTLPLPEPGYALVSPQALEVTPFRLSAQEVGVTVGATFGLRAGLGRAPEVAARSLPPLASAPTLAPGLSLAVPLALPYADLSALATRSAAARPYTLPVPTGPVLHVLDVRLTPAGTRVRAAVRAEVRGPLGLRLEVTTDVTGSPVLDPATQVVTLRDVSVQTRREGLSGRAVAWLADARAQEYLSRAARFDLTPALERARSSLAARLPFSPVPGLNLDGTVGPLRVTALDVTPQALVVRAAVTGTLRAEVQAGALK; encoded by the coding sequence GTGGTGCCTTCCCTTCACGTTCCGCTGCTGCTCGCCGCGTTGTCTACTGGGCCGGTGAGTGCTGCCGCGCCGACTGTCCCCGCCCCCGCCGCCTCCCGCGTGGTGCTGCCGGTGTCGGTGCCCCTGGCGGGCGTGCAGGCCGCCGCCGAGGCCCGCGTGCCCGCCGAGCTCGCGCGGCTCGACCAGACCCGGTCGTTCCTGGGCGGGGCCTTTCAGGTGCGCCTCAGCGGCGCGGTGACGCGCACCGGCACCCCGACCATCGTCCCCGACGGCGACGCCCTGGTGGTGCGCGTGCCGCTGCGCGCCGAGTTCCAGGCGGCCCCGGTCGGGGTGGGGGCGGCCCTGGGGCGCACGTTCGGCGGCGCGGCGACCGTCAGCCTGCGCCTCACGCCCTACGTGACCCCCGAGTGGGAGGCGGGCGTGCGGGCCAGCGCCGACGCCGTGTGGACCGACCCCCTGAGCGTCGAGCTGGCCCCCGGCGTGAAGATCAGCGTGCAGTCGCTCGTGGGGGGGCAGGTGCGCGCGGCGCTGGACGGCGTGACGGCCGGCATCGAACGCTCGGTGCGCGAGGGGCTGGGGCTGCGGCGGCGCGCGGGCACGCTCTGGGCGAGGGTGCAGCGGCCCTGGACCCTGCCGCTGCCCGAGCCGGGCTACGCACTGGTGTCGCCCCAGGCGCTGGAAGTCACGCCCTTTCGCCTGAGTGCGCAGGAGGTCGGGGTGACGGTGGGGGCCACCTTCGGCCTGAGGGCGGGGCTGGGCCGCGCGCCCGAGGTCGCCGCCCGCTCCCTGCCCCCACTGGCGAGCGCGCCCACCCTCGCGCCGGGCCTGAGTCTGGCAGTGCCGCTGGCGCTGCCCTACGCCGACCTCTCGGCGCTGGCGACCCGCTCGGCCGCCGCGCGCCCCTACACCCTGCCGGTGCCCACCGGCCCGGTCCTGCATGTGCTGGACGTGCGCCTCACACCTGCCGGCACCCGTGTCCGGGCCGCCGTGCGCGCCGAGGTGCGCGGGCCGCTGGGCCTGCGGCTGGAAGTGACGACCGACGTGACCGGCAGCCCGGTCCTCGACCCTGCAACCCAGGTCGTGACCCTGCGGGACGTGAGTGTGCAGACGCGCCGGGAGGGCCTGAGCGGGCGCGCCGTCGCGTGGCTGGCCGACGCCCGCGCGCAGGAGTACCTGTCGCGCGCCGCCCGGTTCGACCTGACGCCCGCGCTGGAGCGGGCCCGGAGCAGCCTGGCCGCCCGCCTGCCCTTCTCGCCCGTGCCGGGACTGAACCTGGACGGGACGGTAGGGCCGCTGCGCGTGACGGCGCTGGACGTGACCCCCCAGGCCCTCGTGGTGCGGGCCGCCGTGACCGGCACCCTGCGCGCCGAGGTACAGGCCGGCGCGCTGAAATGA
- the hisA gene encoding 1-(5-phosphoribosyl)-5-[(5-phosphoribosylamino)methylideneamino]imidazole-4-carboxamide isomerase, translated as MNRSLSPLILPCVDIQSGRAVRLYEGDPDRETVYFESPLDAARHWAGLGAGFLHLVDLDAATGRGGNREIIAQIVSGLDVPVEVGGGVRSREDAEALLALGVRRVVIGTAAVKNPELVAELIAAHGSEAVVVSLDARGLEVATHGWAQGSGVQVAELTPRLADAGLETLIFTDVTRDGTLKGLDRDLMRQVRGLWLNTLIVGGGVRDVEDVRLLAEEGIEGAIVGRAIYEGTLPYPVTL; from the coding sequence GTGAACCGCTCCCTGTCTCCCCTGATCCTGCCCTGTGTGGACATCCAGTCGGGCCGCGCCGTCCGGCTGTATGAAGGCGACCCCGACCGAGAGACCGTGTATTTCGAGTCGCCGCTGGACGCCGCGCGCCACTGGGCCGGCCTGGGCGCGGGCTTCCTGCACCTCGTGGACCTCGACGCCGCCACCGGGCGCGGCGGGAACCGGGAGATCATCGCGCAGATCGTCTCTGGACTGGACGTGCCGGTCGAGGTGGGGGGCGGCGTGCGCAGCCGCGAGGACGCCGAGGCCCTGCTCGCGCTGGGTGTGCGCCGCGTGGTGATCGGCACGGCGGCCGTGAAGAACCCCGAACTGGTGGCCGAACTCATCGCCGCCCACGGCTCCGAGGCGGTCGTCGTGAGCCTGGACGCGCGCGGACTGGAAGTCGCCACGCACGGCTGGGCGCAGGGCAGCGGCGTGCAGGTGGCCGAGCTGACCCCGCGACTGGCCGACGCGGGCCTGGAAACCCTGATCTTTACCGACGTGACCCGCGACGGCACCCTGAAGGGCCTGGACCGCGACCTGATGCGCCAGGTACGCGGGCTGTGGCTCAACACCCTGATCGTGGGCGGCGGCGTGCGTGACGTGGAAGACGTGCGGCTGCTGGCCGAGGAGGGCATCGAGGGCGCCATCGTGGGCCGCGCGATCTACGAGGGCACGCTGCCCTACCCAGTCACGCTCTAA
- a CDS encoding SufE family protein, with product MTDAAPLPDKLQGIVNLFRSAPKPLRLQALLEYSKKLPALPEKYAEHPEFMQAVPECTSPFFLVTERDEAGGVKMFFKVPEEAPTVRGYAGILNEALSGESPETILSVPDQFYMDMGLSELITPMRLRGMGAILMRLKRDVQAHAEEGAAQS from the coding sequence ATGACCGACGCCGCTCCCCTCCCCGACAAGCTGCAAGGGATCGTGAATCTCTTCCGCTCGGCCCCCAAACCCCTGCGCCTCCAGGCCCTGCTGGAGTACAGCAAGAAGCTCCCCGCCCTGCCCGAGAAGTACGCTGAGCACCCCGAATTCATGCAGGCGGTGCCCGAATGCACCAGCCCCTTTTTCCTGGTGACCGAGCGGGACGAGGCGGGCGGCGTGAAGATGTTCTTCAAGGTGCCCGAGGAGGCCCCGACCGTACGCGGCTACGCGGGCATCCTGAACGAGGCCCTGAGCGGCGAGTCGCCCGAGACGATCCTGAGCGTGCCGGACCAGTTCTACATGGACATGGGGCTCTCGGAACTCATCACGCCGATGCGCCTGCGCGGCATGGGCGCCATCCTGATGCGCCTGAAGCGCGACGTGCAGGCCCACGCCGAGGAAGGCGCCGCCCAGAGCTGA
- a CDS encoding sulfurtransferase has product MDYAKDVLVNTEWVAEHLGQPGLRLIEVDEDILLYDTGHVPGAVKVDWQQDFWHPVERDFIGPDEVAALLGRLGIGPDDQIVLYGDKSNWWAAYAYWFMSYSGVKNPLKLMNGGRQKWVAEGRELTTDETPVQATEYPALTRDDSLRAYRDEVKAHLESVKAGQGALVDVRSPDEFSGKVTHMANYPQEGVLRGGHIPGARSIPWAKATNEDGTFKSADELSALYGGEGVTPDKDVIAYCRIAERSSHSWFVLRELLGYPKVRNYDGSWTEWGNAVGMPIEKSYQEA; this is encoded by the coding sequence ATGGACTACGCGAAAGACGTGCTGGTGAATACCGAATGGGTGGCCGAACATCTGGGCCAGCCGGGCCTGCGCCTGATCGAGGTGGACGAGGACATCCTGCTGTACGACACCGGGCACGTCCCCGGCGCCGTGAAGGTGGACTGGCAGCAGGACTTCTGGCACCCGGTCGAGCGCGACTTCATCGGTCCCGACGAGGTCGCGGCGCTGCTAGGCCGCCTGGGCATCGGCCCGGACGACCAGATCGTGCTGTACGGCGACAAGAGCAACTGGTGGGCCGCCTACGCCTACTGGTTCATGAGCTACAGCGGCGTGAAAAACCCGCTGAAGCTCATGAACGGCGGGCGTCAGAAGTGGGTCGCCGAGGGCCGCGAGCTGACCACCGACGAAACCCCGGTGCAGGCGACCGAGTACCCCGCCCTGACGCGCGACGACAGCCTGCGCGCCTACCGCGACGAGGTCAAGGCGCACCTCGAGAGCGTCAAGGCCGGGCAGGGCGCCCTGGTGGACGTGCGCAGCCCCGACGAGTTCTCGGGCAAGGTCACGCACATGGCGAACTACCCGCAGGAAGGCGTACTGCGCGGCGGCCACATCCCCGGCGCGCGCAGCATCCCCTGGGCCAAGGCCACCAACGAGGACGGCACCTTCAAGTCGGCCGACGAACTCTCGGCGCTGTACGGCGGCGAGGGCGTGACCCCCGACAAGGACGTGATCGCCTACTGCCGCATCGCCGAACGCAGCAGCCACTCGTGGTTCGTGCTGCGCGAACTGCTGGGCTACCCCAAGGTGCGCAACTACGACGGCTCGTGGACCGAGTGGGGCAACGCCGTGGGTATGCCCATCGAGAAGAGCTACCAGGAAGCCTGA
- a CDS encoding glycosyltransferase family 4 protein: protein MRIGIVTATYLPSRNGVATSTALFARGLRERGHEVLVFAPRHPQMPPHEDGVYRLNSSFAGARALGAPADYPVMLAPGPRLTARLPLRGLDVVHTMHPFLAGRLALRWARLAGAPVVFTAHTQYDEYLHYTPMPRRVGRAVLRPHVSAFARRVDAVLAPGQAMVDMLRGYGFAGETTLFPNPVDLTAFAGASGAAFRAEYHVAPDVPLVVSLGRLAPEKNLGVMLRAFDRARASRPELRLLVVGDGPSRAEAQAMAPEGVTFTGPVPYARVPEALAAADAFLTASTSEVLPMSMIEALAAGAPLVAARSAAALDLIREGENGTVREATPDDLSLGLLETLAPARLGALQAGARASARQYALPERAAALEAVYLRVLARRRPHF from the coding sequence GTGCGAATCGGAATCGTGACTGCCACCTATCTGCCGTCCCGCAACGGGGTCGCCACCAGTACGGCGCTCTTTGCACGTGGCCTGCGGGAGCGCGGTCACGAGGTCCTGGTGTTCGCGCCCCGCCATCCGCAGATGCCCCCGCACGAGGACGGCGTCTACCGCCTGAACAGTTCATTCGCGGGCGCGCGGGCGCTGGGTGCCCCGGCCGACTACCCGGTCATGCTCGCGCCCGGCCCCCGGCTCACCGCGCGGCTGCCCCTGCGCGGGCTGGACGTGGTCCACACCATGCACCCCTTCCTGGCCGGGCGGCTGGCGCTGCGCTGGGCGCGGCTCGCGGGCGCGCCGGTGGTCTTCACGGCGCACACCCAGTACGACGAGTACCTGCACTACACGCCCATGCCCCGGCGGGTGGGCCGGGCGGTGCTGCGTCCCCACGTCTCGGCCTTCGCGCGGCGGGTGGACGCCGTCCTGGCCCCCGGACAGGCGATGGTGGACATGCTGCGCGGCTACGGGTTCGCGGGCGAGACGACCCTCTTTCCGAACCCGGTGGACCTCACGGCCTTCGCGGGGGCGTCGGGGGCCGCCTTCCGGGCCGAGTACCACGTCGCGCCGGACGTGCCCCTGGTCGTGTCGCTGGGGCGACTGGCCCCCGAGAAGAATCTGGGGGTCATGTTGCGGGCCTTCGACCGCGCGCGGGCCAGCCGCCCCGAACTGCGGCTGCTGGTGGTCGGCGACGGCCCCAGCCGCGCCGAGGCGCAGGCGATGGCCCCCGAGGGCGTGACCTTCACCGGCCCGGTGCCCTACGCCCGCGTGCCCGAAGCCCTGGCCGCCGCCGACGCTTTCCTGACGGCCAGCACCAGCGAGGTGCTGCCCATGTCCATGATCGAGGCGCTGGCCGCCGGGGCGCCTCTGGTGGCGGCCCGCAGCGCCGCCGCCCTCGACCTGATCCGTGAAGGCGAGAACGGCACGGTGCGGGAGGCCACCCCCGACGACCTGTCGCTGGGCCTGCTGGAGACGCTGGCCCCCGCGCGTCTGGGGGCCCTTCAGGCCGGCGCGCGCGCCAGTGCCCGGCAGTACGCGCTGCCCGAGCGCGCCGCTGCCCTGGAGGCGGTCTATCTGCGTGTGCTGGCCCGCCGCCGCCCGCATTTCTGA
- a CDS encoding malate dehydrogenase: protein MANKQPVRVAVTGAAGQIGYSLLFRIASGDMLGKDQPVILQLLEITPALKALGGVVMELRDCAFPLLADIVVSDDPMVAFKDADYALLVGAMPRKAGMERGDLLGANGGIFKPQGEALNAVASRDVKVLVVGNPANTNALIAQQNAPDLDPKQFTAMVRLDHNRAVSQLAEKTGQPVSEIKNMTIWGNHSSTQYPDLSQTTVGGQPALDLVERDWYEQTYIPTVAKRGAAIIEARGLSSAASAASAAIDHMRDWALGTREGEWVSMGIPSDGSYGIPEGLIYGFPVRTSGGKYEIVQGLDISDFSRGKMDATAQELSEERDEVRKLGLVK, encoded by the coding sequence ATGGCGAACAAGCAACCCGTACGTGTGGCCGTCACCGGCGCGGCCGGCCAGATCGGCTATAGCCTGCTTTTCCGCATCGCCTCGGGCGACATGCTGGGTAAGGATCAGCCGGTCATCCTGCAACTGCTGGAAATCACCCCGGCCCTCAAGGCGCTGGGCGGCGTGGTCATGGAACTGCGCGACTGCGCTTTCCCGCTGCTGGCCGACATCGTGGTCAGCGACGACCCGATGGTGGCCTTCAAGGACGCCGACTACGCGCTGCTCGTGGGCGCCATGCCCCGCAAGGCCGGCATGGAGCGCGGCGACCTGCTGGGCGCCAACGGCGGCATCTTCAAGCCCCAGGGCGAGGCCCTGAACGCCGTCGCCAGCCGTGACGTCAAGGTGCTCGTGGTGGGCAACCCCGCCAACACCAACGCCCTGATCGCCCAGCAGAACGCGCCGGACCTCGACCCCAAGCAGTTCACGGCGATGGTGCGCCTGGACCACAACCGCGCCGTATCGCAGCTCGCCGAGAAGACCGGCCAGCCGGTGAGCGAGATCAAGAACATGACCATTTGGGGCAACCACTCCTCGACCCAGTACCCCGACCTCTCGCAGACGACGGTGGGCGGCCAGCCTGCGCTGGACCTCGTCGAACGCGACTGGTACGAGCAGACCTACATCCCGACCGTCGCCAAGCGCGGCGCGGCGATCATCGAGGCGCGCGGCCTGAGCAGCGCGGCCTCGGCGGCGAGCGCGGCCATCGACCACATGCGCGACTGGGCGCTGGGCACCCGCGAAGGCGAGTGGGTCAGCATGGGCATTCCCTCGGACGGCAGCTACGGCATCCCCGAGGGCCTGATCTACGGCTTCCCGGTGCGCACCAGCGGCGGCAAGTACGAGATCGTGCAGGGCCTGGACATCTCCGACTTCAGCCGGGGCAAGATGGACGCCACCGCGCAGGAACTGAGCGAGGAGCGCGACGAGGTCCGCAAGCTCGGTCTGGTGAAGTAA
- a CDS encoding YihY/virulence factor BrkB family protein codes for MKLKPADLLTLIREAALAFGQDKAPRLAAAIAYYAMFSIAPLLVFAVAVAGFFLSDATVIQQLFGPGSLIAQNLGDQAAEFLRGLLDSQQGVQRGSGWATTIAFAVLFMGATGLFVQLQDALNSLWGADPAPPMGVVAIVKTRVLAFFMILLIGLLLLLFLGLNTYLSAIAQNLGDRIGAGAFLVRLGTFALSALFLTPIFAAIYKLLPVVRLEWRDVTVGGAVTAFLFTLGQLLIGLYFGQAAPGSAFAAAGTLVTLLLWIYYSAMIFFFGAEVTWVYTQKYGTRAGGAGNVAKKRAVAEMGAEIDTAPSAQEAEAAAQADRPVRDARGRVVAGQEQGRRSRLRWPLTRGRGAPRPPEPDAGLPTVGSALWNALSAVLAVPAVIVLRLVGLGRRRK; via the coding sequence GTGAAGCTCAAGCCCGCCGATCTCCTGACCCTGATCCGTGAGGCCGCGCTGGCCTTCGGTCAGGACAAGGCCCCCCGACTGGCGGCGGCCATCGCGTACTACGCCATGTTCAGCATTGCCCCGCTGCTGGTGTTCGCCGTGGCCGTCGCCGGATTTTTTCTGTCCGACGCGACCGTCATCCAGCAGCTGTTCGGCCCCGGCAGCCTCATCGCGCAGAATCTGGGTGACCAGGCCGCCGAGTTCCTGCGCGGGCTGCTCGACAGCCAGCAGGGCGTGCAGCGCGGCTCGGGCTGGGCCACCACCATCGCCTTCGCGGTACTGTTCATGGGGGCCACAGGGCTGTTCGTGCAGCTTCAGGACGCCCTGAACAGCCTGTGGGGCGCCGACCCCGCCCCGCCGATGGGCGTGGTCGCCATCGTCAAGACGCGCGTGCTGGCCTTTTTCATGATCCTGCTCATCGGCCTGCTGCTGCTGCTGTTCCTGGGCCTGAACACCTACCTCTCGGCCATCGCGCAGAACCTCGGGGACCGCATCGGGGCCGGGGCCTTTCTCGTGCGCCTGGGCACCTTCGCCCTCTCGGCGCTGTTCCTCACGCCCATCTTCGCGGCCATCTACAAGCTGCTGCCGGTGGTGCGCCTGGAGTGGCGCGACGTGACGGTCGGCGGCGCGGTGACGGCCTTCCTGTTCACGCTGGGCCAGCTCCTGATCGGGCTGTATTTCGGGCAGGCGGCCCCCGGCAGCGCCTTCGCGGCGGCCGGCACCCTGGTCACGCTGCTGCTGTGGATCTACTACAGCGCCATGATCTTCTTCTTCGGCGCCGAGGTGACCTGGGTCTACACCCAGAAGTACGGCACGCGGGCGGGCGGCGCCGGCAACGTCGCCAAGAAGCGGGCGGTCGCCGAGATGGGCGCCGAGATCGACACCGCCCCCAGCGCCCAGGAGGCCGAGGCCGCCGCCCAGGCCGACCGCCCGGTGCGTGACGCCCGGGGCCGCGTGGTGGCGGGGCAGGAGCAGGGCCGGCGGTCTCGCCTGCGCTGGCCCCTGACCCGGGGCCGGGGGGCGCCGCGCCCGCCCGAGCCGGACGCCGGCCTGCCCACCGTGGGCAGCGCCCTCTGGAACGCCCTGAGCGCCGTGCTGGCGGTGCCGGCCGTGATCGTGCTGCGGCTGGTGGGCCTGGGTCGCCGCCGGAAGTAG
- the rdgB gene encoding RdgB/HAM1 family non-canonical purine NTP pyrophosphatase: protein MTSESRNIRRVVVATSNAGKVREIEEALGGLGWEVQGLSGLPLPEETGSTYAENAALKACAAAMMTGLPALADDSGLEVDALGGEPGVYSARFGNRNSDLERNLYLLEKLRGTRDRRAKFVSVIVLAYPDGDLEEYRGEVRGILLEGPRGQGGFGYDPLFVPDGERRSMAELSVPEKRAVGHRGQALAALLAAHRPGA from the coding sequence GTGACGAGTGAGAGCCGGAACATCCGCCGCGTGGTCGTGGCGACAAGCAACGCGGGCAAGGTCCGCGAGATCGAGGAGGCGCTGGGCGGCCTGGGCTGGGAGGTCCAGGGGCTGAGCGGCCTGCCCCTGCCCGAGGAGACCGGCAGCACCTACGCCGAGAACGCCGCCCTGAAGGCCTGCGCGGCTGCCATGATGACCGGCCTGCCCGCCCTGGCCGACGATTCCGGCCTGGAGGTCGACGCGCTGGGCGGCGAGCCGGGGGTGTACTCGGCCCGTTTCGGAAACCGCAACAGCGACCTGGAACGCAACCTCTACCTGCTGGAGAAACTGCGCGGCACCCGCGACCGCCGGGCCAAATTCGTGTCGGTGATCGTGCTGGCCTACCCCGACGGCGACCTGGAGGAATACCGGGGCGAGGTAAGGGGCATCCTGCTGGAAGGACCGCGCGGGCAGGGCGGCTTCGGCTACGATCCGCTGTTCGTGCCCGACGGCGAACGCCGCAGCATGGCCGAGCTGAGCGTGCCGGAAAAGCGCGCGGTGGGCCACCGGGGGCAGGCGCTCGCGGCGCTGCTCGCCGCCCACCGCCCCGGCGCCTGA
- a CDS encoding cyclodeaminase/cyclohydrolase family protein translates to MTLPDTLWTHTAQDLLSATSSRQPTPGGGSVAALSGAFGAGLVLMAARISLHKAQKAGQVPDLALTAALDTLEEVQGHLRRLTDEDVAVFRGYVDATRLPRTTEEEQAARRAALDRAGEAARAAPLETAQACVEALEQAQACLPHTHPEVVSDVGAGAALLRGALEAALLTLDINLRHLEGEERARLQARRTGWSARGETLAAGILEDTRAAISRGA, encoded by the coding sequence ATGACCCTCCCCGACACCCTCTGGACCCACACCGCCCAGGACCTCCTGAGCGCCACCAGCAGCCGCCAGCCCACCCCCGGCGGCGGCTCGGTGGCGGCCCTGAGTGGGGCCTTCGGGGCCGGGCTGGTCCTGATGGCCGCGCGCATCAGCCTGCACAAGGCGCAGAAGGCGGGCCAGGTACCCGACCTCGCCCTGACGGCGGCCCTGGACACGCTGGAGGAGGTCCAGGGCCACCTGCGCCGCCTGACCGACGAGGACGTGGCGGTGTTCCGGGGCTACGTGGACGCCACACGCCTGCCCCGCACCACCGAGGAGGAGCAGGCCGCGCGCCGCGCCGCCCTGGACCGGGCCGGGGAAGCGGCCCGCGCCGCGCCGCTGGAGACCGCGCAGGCCTGCGTGGAGGCGCTCGAACAGGCCCAGGCCTGCCTGCCGCATACGCACCCCGAGGTGGTCAGCGACGTGGGCGCGGGCGCGGCCCTGCTGCGCGGCGCGCTGGAAGCCGCCCTGCTGACCCTGGACATCAACCTGCGGCACCTGGAGGGTGAGGAACGGGCGCGGCTCCAGGCCCGGCGCACCGGATGGTCGGCGCGCGGCGAGACCCTCGCCGCCGGAATTCTGGAGGACACGCGGGCGGCCATCTCGCGCGGCGCTTGA
- a CDS encoding NAD-dependent malic enzyme, with protein sequence MPKSLPVSRYYDVKRDAQGQRFIDVHVTGLALLQNPLLNKTTAFTPEERLDLGLEGLIPPHVSTFEEQKQRTYLRYLQCGTDLEKHEYLRALQDRNEVLFFAVLEDHLEEMLPIIYTPTVGEAVKNYSGNYRYPRGFTVSRSDIGRIDDMLENVSVNDVRMIVATDSSAILGLGDQGFGGMAISIGKLSLYTAAGGVGPDKTLPVELDVGTNRQDLIDDPLYLGSHHKRLTGSDYDEFLDTFVEAVATRYPKAIIQWEDFSRGTAFRVLERYRKVVPSFNDDIQGTGAMALAGLISAARLKGEGLKDQVFVIVGAGAAGIGVATAIRQGLMQEGLDYAGANARIYVVDRYGLLMDGQPDLEEQQLSFVRSAADVAGWAYAGEYPTLHEIVTQAGATALLGFTGVPGLFRQETVEAMLAHTPRPIVFPLSNPSSHVEARPADLIHWTRGGAVVASGSPFPDVEYEGGRYAVGQGNNAFIFPGLGFGAVVSRAREITDNMVMAAALTLADYTAEHNAQSGGVPRVYPPISELRELSVRVAVRVARQAIVDGVCAERRVRAMDDAALEAVIRGRAWEPRYLPLRRGDGGAGR encoded by the coding sequence ATGCCGAAGTCTCTCCCTGTCTCCCGGTACTACGATGTCAAACGGGACGCGCAGGGCCAGCGGTTCATTGACGTGCACGTGACCGGGCTGGCCCTGCTGCAAAATCCGCTGCTGAACAAGACGACCGCCTTCACGCCCGAAGAGCGGCTGGACCTGGGCCTCGAGGGCCTGATCCCGCCGCACGTCAGCACCTTCGAGGAGCAGAAGCAGCGCACCTACCTGCGCTACTTGCAGTGCGGCACCGATCTCGAGAAGCACGAGTACCTGCGCGCCCTGCAAGACCGCAACGAGGTCCTGTTCTTCGCCGTCCTCGAAGACCACCTCGAGGAGATGCTGCCCATCATCTACACGCCCACGGTGGGCGAGGCGGTCAAGAACTACTCGGGCAACTACCGCTACCCGCGCGGCTTCACGGTGAGCCGTTCGGACATCGGGCGCATCGACGACATGCTGGAGAACGTGTCGGTCAACGACGTGCGCATGATCGTGGCGACCGATTCGAGCGCGATCCTGGGCCTGGGCGACCAGGGCTTCGGCGGCATGGCGATCTCCATCGGCAAGCTTTCGCTGTACACGGCGGCCGGCGGCGTCGGCCCCGACAAGACCCTGCCGGTCGAGCTCGACGTGGGCACCAACCGCCAGGACCTCATCGACGACCCGCTGTACCTGGGCAGCCACCATAAGCGCCTGACCGGCAGCGACTACGACGAGTTCCTCGATACCTTCGTCGAGGCGGTCGCCACGCGTTATCCCAAGGCGATCATCCAGTGGGAGGACTTCTCGCGCGGTACGGCCTTCCGGGTGCTGGAGCGCTACCGCAAGGTGGTGCCGAGCTTCAACGACGACATCCAGGGCACCGGGGCGATGGCCCTGGCGGGCCTCATCAGCGCCGCGCGCCTCAAGGGCGAGGGCCTGAAAGATCAGGTGTTCGTGATCGTGGGGGCGGGGGCCGCCGGCATCGGGGTGGCGACCGCCATCCGCCAGGGCCTGATGCAGGAGGGCCTGGACTACGCCGGCGCGAACGCCCGCATCTACGTCGTGGACCGCTACGGCCTGCTGATGGACGGGCAGCCCGACCTCGAAGAGCAGCAGCTCAGCTTCGTGCGCTCGGCGGCGGACGTGGCGGGCTGGGCGTATGCGGGCGAGTACCCGACGCTGCACGAGATCGTGACCCAGGCGGGCGCGACCGCCCTGCTGGGCTTTACCGGCGTGCCGGGCCTGTTCCGGCAGGAGACGGTCGAGGCGATGCTGGCGCATACACCCCGGCCCATCGTCTTTCCGCTGTCGAACCCGTCGAGCCATGTCGAGGCCCGCCCCGCCGACCTGATCCACTGGACGCGCGGCGGCGCGGTGGTCGCCTCGGGCAGTCCCTTCCCCGATGTCGAGTACGAGGGCGGACGTTACGCGGTCGGCCAGGGTAACAACGCCTTCATCTTTCCGGGGCTGGGCTTCGGGGCGGTGGTCAGCCGGGCGCGCGAGATCACCGACAACATGGTGATGGCCGCCGCCCTGACGCTAGCCGACTACACCGCCGAGCACAACGCCCAGAGCGGCGGCGTGCCCCGGGTGTACCCGCCCATCAGCGAACTGCGCGAGCTGAGCGTGCGCGTCGCGGTCCGGGTGGCGCGGCAGGCCATCGTGGACGGCGTGTGCGCCGAGCGCCGGGTGCGCGCGATGGACGACGCGGCCCTGGAGGCGGTCATCCGCGGGCGCGCCTGGGAACCGCGTTACCTGCCCCTGCGCCGGGGCGACGGCGGCGCCGGGCGCTGA
- a CDS encoding thioesterase family protein — protein sequence MRTMPEGFQQQLVITVTDEMTVQFAELGPVHPVYATYWLARHFEEAGRKLILPFLEEGEEGIGTQLEVFHTASALPGMRVTVTATFTRQGGRRIHADLFAVNELGDAVGHGTTTQVVTAGTRLQDGFAELRRRWEAARD from the coding sequence ATGCGCACCATGCCAGAGGGGTTCCAGCAGCAGCTCGTGATCACGGTGACGGACGAGATGACCGTCCAGTTCGCCGAACTCGGGCCGGTCCACCCGGTCTACGCGACCTACTGGCTGGCCCGGCACTTCGAGGAGGCGGGGCGCAAGCTCATCCTGCCCTTTCTGGAGGAGGGCGAGGAAGGCATCGGCACGCAGCTGGAGGTCTTTCATACGGCCTCGGCGCTGCCGGGCATGCGCGTGACCGTCACGGCGACCTTCACGCGGCAGGGCGGCCGGCGCATTCACGCCGATCTGTTCGCCGTGAACGAATTGGGCGACGCGGTCGGGCACGGCACCACCACCCAGGTCGTGACGGCCGGAACGCGGCTCCAGGACGGCTTCGCCGAGCTGCGTCGCCGCTGGGAGGCCGCGCGGGACTGA